In Nocardioides marinus, one DNA window encodes the following:
- a CDS encoding Fpg/Nei family DNA glycosylase — protein sequence MPEGDTVFRAARLLDRELSGRRLTRTDFRVPQHATTDLSGGLVLTTLPRGKHILTRIEHDGLAWTLHTHLKMEGAWRVLDHGRRWPRPAHQARVVLESEAKVAVGFSLGVVELLPTDAELGVVGHLGPDLLGPDWDEPEALRRLLSQPDREVGDALRDQTNLAGLGNMYVAELCFVSGVHPRRPVGELTGLPRMLRRGKQMLELNKERAVQSTTGDLRERERMWVYRRDRSPCRRCGTPVAVDMQGPAGRERAIYWCPRCQPETPA from the coding sequence ATGCCCGAGGGCGACACCGTCTTCCGGGCCGCCCGGCTGCTCGACCGCGAGCTGTCGGGCCGCCGTCTCACGCGCACCGACTTCCGCGTCCCCCAGCACGCGACCACCGACCTGTCCGGCGGGCTGGTGCTCACGACGCTGCCGCGCGGCAAGCACATCCTGACCCGCATCGAGCACGACGGTCTGGCCTGGACGCTGCACACCCACCTGAAGATGGAGGGCGCCTGGCGGGTCCTCGACCACGGCCGTCGCTGGCCGCGGCCGGCCCACCAGGCCCGCGTGGTGCTGGAGTCCGAGGCCAAGGTCGCGGTCGGCTTCAGCCTCGGCGTCGTGGAGCTGCTGCCCACCGACGCCGAGCTCGGGGTCGTGGGTCACCTCGGCCCCGACCTGCTCGGCCCGGACTGGGACGAGCCAGAGGCGCTGCGGCGCCTGCTGTCCCAGCCCGACCGCGAGGTGGGCGACGCGCTGCGCGACCAGACCAACCTCGCCGGCCTCGGCAACATGTACGTCGCCGAGCTCTGCTTCGTCTCCGGGGTGCACCCGCGGCGACCCGTCGGCGAGCTGACCGGCCTGCCGCGGATGCTGCGGCGCGGCAAGCAGATGCTCGAGCTCAACAAGGAGCGGGCCGTCCAGTCCACGACCGGCGACCTGCGCGAGCGGGAGCGGATGTGGGTCTACCGCCGCGACCGCTCCCCCTGCCGCCGCTGCGGCACCCCGGTCGCCGTGGACATGCAGGGCCCGGCCGGCAGGGAGCGGGCGATCTACTGGTGCCCGCGCTGCCAGCCGGAGACCCCCGCCTGA
- a CDS encoding ATP-dependent helicase — protein MSRGADVLEEFSEPTRTWFRAAFAEPTPAQVGAWQAIGAGKHALVVAPTGSGKTLSAFLWSLDQVLTGTPPEDPQERCRVLYVSPLKALAVDVERNLRAPLTGIRHTAERLETSVSDVQVGVRSGDTSAADRRRLSTKPPDILITTPESLFLMLTSQARESLRGVRTVIIDEVHAVAGTKRGAHLALSLERLDAMLDSPAQRIGLSATVRPLEEVARFLGGSAPVEIVAPPSSKEWELSVVVPVEDMTNPGGVQDLDDPDGTGDSEGGGRDNSLWPHVEERVADLIEAHRSTIVFANSRRLSERLTARLNEIAAERAGVEPEPGDVVPRQQTRMPAEVMAQSGVSTSSTDNPGAPVLARAHHGSVSKEQRALIEDDLKRGRLPAVVATSSLELGIDMGAVDLVVQIESPPSVASALQRVGRAGHQVGEVSRGVLFPKHRGDLAQTAVAVERMRTGAIESMRVPTNPLDVLAQQLVAATAMEAWDVDALYDLVRRAAPFTGLPRSAYDAVLDLLTGRYPSDEFAELRPRMVWDRVTGQLTARPGAQRLAVTSGGTIPDRGLFGVFLVGGPSTGSGSGGGGARVGELDEEMVYESRVGDVFALGATSWRIEDITHDRVLVTPAPGIPGRLPFWKGDGLGRPAELGQAVGALVRELGSVPRKQAEARVREQGLDEWASTNLVDYLHEQMEATSVLPSDQTLVVERFRDELGDWRLVLHSPYGTQVHAPWALAINARLRERFGVDGQAVASDDGIVVRIPDTDAEPPGADVVAFEPDEIEEIVTAEVGGSALFASRFRECAARALLLPRRDPGRRSPLWQQRQRSAALLEVASKYPSFPIVLEAVRECLQDVYDLPSLVSLMRRVERREVSVVDVPTHAPSPFARSLLFGYVAQFVYEGDSPIAERRAAALSLDQGLLAELLGRAELRELLDPAVLEEVEAELQRTAEDRRVRDAEGVADLLRLLGPLTTEELVARSVPDADVKQWALDLATARRAVEVRLGGEERWAAIEDVGRLRDGLGVPVPPGTPDVFADPVEDPLSDLVARHARSHGPFTAEEVATRLGLGVSVVRLTLQRLAAQGRVLDGEFRPSGAGTEWCDAEVLRKLRRRSLARLRKEVEPVEPEALGRFGTAWQHVSGKRGLRGLDGLLAAVDQLAGCAVPASALEPLVLASRVRDYEPAMLDELTASGEVLWVGHGALGSNDGWVSLHLADQAPLTLPEPVPFDHSEAAEAVLAALAGGGAWFFRQLAQQVEAAGVSATDDVLTRTLWQLVWSGRVAGDTLAPLRALTRGGGTTHRTKRAPARPRLASTTGSAGRLRATGARTGPPETAGRWALLPELDTDPTRRAHAAAEHLLDRHGVITRGAVASERIPGGFAAVYKVLAAFEDSGRCRRGYFVSGLGAAQFGTVGAIDRLRTFSEPTTGPDAAPTSSSDAEVVSVALAATDPANPYGAALPWPERSSAEEGGAGHRPGRKAGALVVIVDGRLVLYVERGGKTLLTFSDDPQLLGLAARSLADAAARGALGRMTVEKADGEPLLGSGTTPLRTALTEAGFVSTPRGLRLHPGPGRR, from the coding sequence GTGAGCAGGGGTGCCGACGTGCTGGAGGAGTTCAGCGAGCCGACGCGGACGTGGTTCCGCGCAGCCTTCGCCGAGCCCACCCCTGCCCAGGTCGGCGCCTGGCAGGCCATCGGCGCCGGCAAGCACGCGCTGGTGGTGGCCCCCACCGGCAGCGGCAAGACGCTCAGCGCGTTCCTCTGGTCGCTGGACCAGGTGCTCACCGGCACCCCGCCCGAGGACCCGCAGGAGCGCTGCCGCGTCCTCTACGTCAGTCCGCTGAAGGCGCTGGCCGTCGACGTCGAGCGCAACCTGCGCGCCCCGCTGACCGGCATCCGCCACACCGCCGAGCGGCTGGAGACCAGCGTCTCCGACGTCCAGGTCGGCGTCCGCTCCGGCGACACCAGCGCGGCCGACCGGCGACGCCTCTCCACCAAGCCGCCCGACATCCTCATCACCACGCCCGAGTCGCTGTTCCTCATGCTCACCAGCCAGGCGCGCGAGTCGCTGCGCGGCGTGCGCACGGTGATCATCGACGAGGTGCACGCCGTCGCCGGCACCAAGCGCGGCGCCCACCTCGCGCTGAGCCTCGAGCGTCTCGACGCCATGCTCGACTCCCCCGCCCAGCGCATCGGCCTCTCCGCCACCGTGCGCCCGCTCGAGGAGGTCGCCAGGTTCCTCGGCGGCAGCGCCCCGGTCGAGATCGTCGCCCCGCCCTCGAGCAAGGAGTGGGAGCTCTCCGTCGTCGTCCCCGTCGAGGACATGACCAACCCCGGCGGCGTCCAGGACCTCGACGACCCCGACGGCACCGGCGACTCCGAGGGCGGCGGCCGCGACAACAGCCTCTGGCCGCACGTCGAGGAACGCGTCGCGGACCTCATCGAGGCCCACCGCTCCACCATCGTCTTCGCCAACTCCCGGCGTCTCTCCGAGCGGCTCACCGCCCGGCTCAACGAGATCGCCGCCGAGCGCGCCGGCGTCGAGCCGGAGCCCGGCGACGTGGTGCCTCGACAGCAGACGCGGATGCCCGCCGAGGTGATGGCGCAGTCCGGGGTCTCGACGAGCTCGACCGACAACCCGGGGGCGCCGGTGCTGGCCCGCGCCCACCACGGCTCGGTCTCCAAGGAGCAGCGCGCCCTCATCGAGGACGACCTCAAGCGCGGTCGCCTGCCCGCCGTGGTCGCCACCAGCAGCCTCGAGCTCGGCATCGACATGGGCGCGGTCGACCTCGTCGTCCAGATCGAGTCCCCGCCCAGCGTCGCCAGCGCCCTGCAGCGCGTCGGCCGCGCCGGCCACCAGGTCGGCGAGGTCTCCCGCGGCGTGCTCTTCCCCAAGCACCGCGGCGACCTGGCCCAGACCGCCGTCGCGGTCGAGCGGATGCGCACCGGCGCCATCGAGTCGATGCGGGTGCCGACCAACCCCCTCGACGTCCTCGCCCAGCAACTCGTCGCCGCCACCGCCATGGAGGCGTGGGACGTCGACGCCCTCTACGACCTGGTCCGCCGCGCCGCGCCGTTCACCGGTCTGCCGCGCTCGGCGTACGACGCCGTGCTGGACCTCCTCACCGGTCGCTACCCCTCCGACGAGTTCGCCGAGCTGCGCCCGCGCATGGTGTGGGACCGTGTCACCGGGCAGCTCACCGCTCGTCCGGGCGCGCAGCGGCTCGCGGTCACCAGCGGCGGCACCATCCCAGACCGCGGCCTGTTCGGCGTGTTCCTCGTCGGCGGCCCTTCGACAGGCTCAGGGAGCGGTGGCGGGGGCGCCCGGGTCGGCGAGCTCGACGAGGAGATGGTCTACGAGTCCCGCGTCGGCGACGTCTTCGCGCTCGGCGCGACCTCGTGGCGCATCGAGGACATCACCCACGACCGCGTCCTGGTCACCCCGGCCCCCGGCATCCCGGGCCGGCTGCCGTTCTGGAAGGGCGACGGCCTCGGCCGCCCCGCCGAGCTCGGGCAGGCCGTCGGAGCGCTGGTGCGCGAGCTCGGCTCCGTGCCGCGCAAGCAGGCGGAGGCCCGGGTCCGCGAGCAGGGCCTGGACGAGTGGGCCTCGACCAACCTCGTCGACTACCTCCACGAGCAGATGGAGGCCACCTCGGTGCTGCCGAGCGACCAGACGCTGGTGGTCGAGCGGTTCCGCGACGAGCTCGGCGACTGGCGGCTGGTGCTCCACTCGCCGTACGGCACCCAGGTCCACGCCCCCTGGGCGCTGGCGATCAACGCCCGGCTGCGGGAGCGGTTCGGCGTCGACGGGCAGGCGGTGGCCAGCGACGACGGCATCGTGGTCCGCATCCCCGACACCGACGCCGAGCCGCCCGGCGCCGACGTGGTGGCCTTCGAGCCCGACGAGATCGAGGAGATCGTCACCGCCGAGGTCGGCGGCTCCGCGCTCTTCGCCTCCCGGTTCCGCGAGTGCGCCGCCCGCGCCCTGCTGCTGCCGCGCCGCGACCCCGGGCGTCGCTCCCCGCTGTGGCAGCAGCGCCAGCGCTCGGCCGCGCTGCTCGAGGTCGCCTCGAAGTACCCCTCCTTCCCGATCGTCCTCGAGGCCGTGCGCGAGTGCCTCCAGGACGTCTACGACCTGCCCAGCCTGGTCTCGCTGATGCGGCGGGTGGAGCGCCGCGAGGTCTCCGTCGTCGACGTCCCCACCCACGCGCCGTCGCCGTTCGCGCGCTCGCTGCTCTTCGGGTACGTCGCCCAGTTCGTCTACGAGGGCGACTCCCCCATCGCCGAGCGGCGGGCCGCGGCCCTCTCCCTCGACCAGGGCCTGCTCGCCGAGCTGCTCGGTCGCGCCGAGCTGCGCGAGCTGCTCGACCCCGCGGTGCTCGAGGAGGTCGAGGCCGAGCTCCAGCGCACCGCCGAGGACCGTCGGGTCCGCGACGCCGAGGGTGTCGCCGACCTGCTGCGGCTGCTCGGCCCGCTGACGACCGAGGAGCTGGTCGCCCGCTCGGTGCCCGACGCCGACGTCAAGCAGTGGGCGCTCGACCTGGCCACCGCCCGTCGGGCCGTCGAGGTCCGCCTCGGTGGCGAGGAGCGCTGGGCCGCCATCGAGGACGTCGGCCGGCTGCGCGACGGCCTCGGTGTCCCCGTCCCGCCCGGCACCCCCGACGTCTTCGCCGACCCAGTCGAGGACCCGCTCTCCGACCTTGTCGCCCGGCACGCGCGCAGCCACGGCCCGTTCACCGCCGAGGAGGTGGCCACCCGGCTGGGGCTCGGGGTCTCCGTCGTCCGGCTGACCCTGCAGCGCCTGGCGGCCCAGGGGCGCGTGCTGGATGGTGAGTTCCGACCCTCCGGCGCCGGCACCGAGTGGTGCGACGCCGAGGTGCTGCGCAAGCTGCGTCGCCGCTCGCTGGCCCGGCTGCGCAAGGAGGTGGAGCCGGTCGAGCCCGAGGCGCTGGGCCGCTTCGGCACTGCCTGGCAGCACGTCTCCGGCAAGCGCGGCCTGCGCGGCCTCGATGGCCTGCTCGCCGCGGTCGACCAGCTCGCCGGCTGCGCCGTCCCCGCCAGCGCCCTGGAGCCGCTCGTGCTGGCCTCCCGGGTCCGCGACTACGAGCCGGCCATGCTCGACGAGCTCACCGCCTCCGGCGAGGTGCTGTGGGTCGGCCACGGTGCGCTCGGCAGCAACGACGGCTGGGTCAGCCTGCACCTGGCCGACCAGGCGCCGCTCACGCTGCCCGAGCCGGTGCCCTTCGACCACAGCGAGGCCGCCGAGGCGGTGCTCGCCGCGCTGGCCGGCGGTGGCGCGTGGTTCTTCCGCCAGCTGGCCCAGCAGGTCGAGGCCGCCGGGGTCAGCGCCACCGACGACGTCCTCACCAGGACCCTGTGGCAGCTGGTGTGGTCGGGCCGGGTCGCCGGCGACACCCTGGCCCCGCTGCGGGCGCTGACCCGGGGTGGCGGCACCACCCACCGCACCAAGCGCGCGCCCGCGCGTCCGCGCTTGGCCTCGACCACCGGCTCGGCCGGCCGGCTGCGCGCCACCGGCGCCCGCACCGGTCCGCCCGAGACCGCCGGGCGCTGGGCGCTGCTTCCCGAGCTCGACACCGACCCCACCCGCCGGGCCCACGCCGCCGCCGAGCACCTGCTCGACCGGCACGGCGTGATCACCCGCGGCGCCGTCGCCAGCGAGCGCATCCCCGGCGGCTTCGCGGCGGTCTACAAGGTGCTGGCCGCCTTCGAGGACTCCGGACGCTGCCGCCGCGGCTACTTCGTCTCCGGCCTCGGCGCCGCCCAGTTCGGCACCGTCGGCGCCATCGACCGGCTGCGCACCTTCTCCGAGCCCACCACCGGCCCGGACGCCGCCCCCACGAGCAGCAGTGATGCCGAGGTCGTGTCGGTCGCCCTGGCCGCGACCGACCCCGCCAACCCGTACGGCGCGGCCCTGCCCTGGCCCGAGCGCTCCAGCGCCGAAGAGGGCGGGGCCGGCCACCGCCCCGGCCGCAAGGCCGGCGCCCTCGTCGTGATCGTCGACGGACGCCTGGTCCTCTACGTCGAGCGCGGCGGCAAGACCCTGCTCACCTTCAGCGACGACCCCCAGCTGCTCGGCCTGGCTGCCCGTTCCCTCGCCGACGCCGCGGCCCGCGGGGCCCTGGGTCGGATGACGGTGGAGAAGGCCGACGGCGAGCCGTTGCTCGGCTCCGGCACCACCCCGCTGCGCACCGCGCTGACCGAGGCCGGCTTCGTCTCCACCCCGCGCGGCCTGCGCCTGCACCCCGGCCCCGGGCGCCGCTGA
- a CDS encoding class I SAM-dependent methyltransferase has protein sequence MSRGWGGQGQAAAYAATCARLCAGAHPALLSALRPLTGRRVLDVGAGDGRLARVLRGAGAHVVAVDPDPEMAGLTVGLPDLPFEDGAFDLVVAAFVVNHLDDPRAGVAELARVTAPGGRVLATIWPSGANAQSRMWQRVLDAVGVVPAPGVRLPEHLDFPRTVQGLQDLLADAGLDADAHPITWTHRGPVDELWDGAAAGIGGIGATVAAQPVEVRERLRAAYEQEVRALVVDDELCFTTEAVLGVGVAPGRMRE, from the coding sequence ATGTCTCGTGGGTGGGGTGGCCAGGGCCAGGCGGCGGCGTACGCCGCGACGTGCGCGCGGCTGTGCGCCGGGGCGCACCCGGCGCTGCTGTCGGCGCTCCGACCGCTGACCGGGCGGCGCGTGCTCGACGTCGGCGCCGGGGACGGTCGACTGGCGCGGGTCCTGCGCGGGGCGGGAGCCCACGTCGTCGCGGTCGACCCGGACCCCGAGATGGCCGGGCTCACGGTGGGCCTGCCGGACCTGCCCTTCGAGGACGGTGCCTTCGACCTCGTGGTCGCCGCGTTCGTGGTCAACCACCTCGACGATCCGCGCGCGGGCGTCGCCGAGCTGGCCCGTGTCACCGCGCCCGGCGGTCGCGTGCTCGCGACGATCTGGCCGTCGGGTGCCAACGCCCAGTCGCGGATGTGGCAGCGGGTGCTCGACGCCGTGGGGGTCGTCCCGGCGCCGGGCGTGCGGCTGCCCGAGCACCTCGACTTCCCGCGGACCGTGCAGGGTCTGCAGGACCTCCTGGCCGATGCCGGGCTCGACGCCGACGCGCACCCGATCACCTGGACCCACCGCGGCCCGGTCGACGAGCTGTGGGACGGCGCGGCTGCCGGCATCGGTGGCATCGGGGCGACGGTCGCCGCGCAGCCGGTCGAGGTGCGCGAGCGGTTGCGGGCGGCGTACGAGCAGGAGGTGCGGGCCCTCGTCGTCGACGACGAGCTGTGCTTCACCACCGAGGCGGTGCTGGGCGTGGGCGTGGCGCCGGGGAGGATGAGGGAGTGA
- a CDS encoding type II toxin-antitoxin system Rv0910 family toxin translates to MPSSRRTRVLGTVTTLAPVLAQTAKVVAGDVASRLRPGTDRSVADPGVSIAEPEGAADYARRVHATGTVTAAPAEVVGLLTDLDRVHEWLTLHRSWRGERPSRMETGAEFTQQISLMDIPAQARWSVARVDADGFELRGTGPMGITVGLWASVVPTPAGSGVRLDGALDGPPVKGPVGLTAVRSVEVALADSLARVAELLGDAEGGARLRVADEPVLHERTGALLEPTTPVVIGVGQVVRRTPDLDAPVEPVASAVEALRAAERDAGVDVLGRADLVYAVPSASWTYPDQAGLVASLVGAEEARTVQTSAYGGDGGQLAMNDAADRVVNGDAHVVLVSGAEAGATVAALQAQGREPQWTRQPDDAAPDRVIGVDRPANNEAETSVGLGAPIYVYALIESALRGAAGTDEAEHRAAIADLWARHSAVAAENPYAWDPTARTAEEIATVTPANRAVSDPYTKLMCANLQVDLAAGVVVTSVAAAAALGVPQEKWVFLHSGASATDEWFVSERADLASSPAIAAAGRAALEHARVRADELGPVDLYSCFPAAVQLGAQALGLPWQDPARPLSVTGGLTSAGGPGNGYGLHAIATMVPQLRERPDEVGLSSSLGWYATKHALGVYSATPPARPFAHLRPTVDRPAPRPVVTELDGPAVVEAVTVGHDREGRVEGVVVSAIAEDGSRVLLRREAEEDVALLTGTDALRRVLRSEDGHLVLGDERVPLPEAPAAPVHTTLDGPVAMITLDRPRVRNAIDARTARMLERAVDDVEADDAVRAIVLTGAGGTFCAGMDLSGAHRGEVPVTERRGPLGLTELPPTKPTIAAVEGSALAGGFELALCADLVVAGEAATFGLPEVKRGLLAAAGGLLRTATRLPRAVALEIALLGEPVSAQRLHELGLVNRVVPDGRALVAALELARQVADNAPLSVRVGKQIIDAAPAWPVDEAFTRQSEMASPVILSDDAREGVAAFAEKRPPRWTGR, encoded by the coding sequence ATGCCTTCCTCGCGTCGCACCCGGGTGCTCGGCACCGTCACCACGCTGGCCCCCGTGCTGGCGCAGACCGCGAAGGTGGTGGCCGGCGACGTGGCGTCCCGGCTCCGGCCGGGCACCGATCGGTCCGTGGCCGATCCCGGGGTGTCGATCGCCGAGCCCGAGGGTGCGGCCGACTACGCCCGCCGGGTCCACGCGACCGGCACGGTGACGGCAGCCCCCGCGGAGGTGGTGGGGCTGCTGACCGACCTCGACCGGGTGCACGAGTGGTTGACCCTGCACCGCTCGTGGCGCGGCGAGCGGCCGAGCCGGATGGAGACGGGCGCGGAGTTCACCCAGCAGATCTCGCTGATGGACATCCCCGCGCAGGCGCGGTGGAGCGTGGCGCGGGTCGACGCGGACGGGTTCGAGCTGCGGGGCACCGGCCCGATGGGCATCACGGTCGGGTTGTGGGCCTCCGTCGTACCGACGCCCGCGGGCAGCGGCGTACGACTCGACGGGGCGCTGGACGGCCCGCCGGTCAAGGGGCCGGTGGGCCTCACGGCCGTGCGCAGCGTGGAGGTCGCGCTGGCCGACTCGCTGGCGCGGGTGGCCGAGCTGCTCGGGGACGCCGAGGGTGGTGCCCGGCTGCGAGTGGCCGACGAGCCGGTGCTGCACGAGCGGACGGGGGCGCTGCTGGAGCCGACCACGCCGGTGGTGATCGGGGTCGGCCAGGTCGTGCGGCGCACGCCCGACCTCGATGCTCCCGTGGAGCCGGTGGCCTCCGCCGTCGAGGCGCTGCGCGCGGCCGAGCGCGACGCGGGCGTGGACGTGCTGGGTCGCGCCGACCTGGTGTACGCCGTGCCGAGCGCCTCGTGGACCTACCCCGACCAGGCGGGCCTGGTCGCCTCGCTCGTGGGAGCCGAGGAGGCGCGGACCGTGCAGACGTCGGCGTACGGCGGTGACGGCGGACAGCTCGCGATGAACGACGCCGCCGACCGGGTCGTGAACGGCGACGCGCACGTGGTGCTGGTGAGCGGCGCGGAGGCCGGGGCGACCGTCGCGGCGCTGCAGGCGCAGGGGCGCGAGCCGCAGTGGACCCGGCAGCCCGACGACGCCGCCCCGGACCGGGTGATCGGCGTCGACCGGCCGGCCAACAACGAGGCGGAGACGAGCGTGGGGCTGGGGGCGCCGATCTACGTCTACGCGCTGATCGAGTCCGCGCTGCGGGGTGCCGCCGGCACCGACGAGGCCGAGCACCGGGCCGCGATCGCGGACCTGTGGGCGCGGCACAGCGCGGTCGCGGCGGAGAACCCCTACGCGTGGGACCCGACGGCGCGCACGGCCGAGGAGATCGCGACGGTGACGCCGGCCAACCGGGCCGTCTCGGACCCGTACACGAAGCTGATGTGCGCCAACCTGCAGGTAGACCTGGCAGCCGGCGTGGTGGTGACCAGCGTGGCCGCGGCAGCCGCGCTCGGCGTACCGCAGGAGAAGTGGGTGTTCCTCCACTCCGGGGCCTCGGCGACCGACGAGTGGTTCGTCTCCGAGCGGGCGGACCTGGCCTCCTCCCCCGCCATCGCCGCAGCCGGCCGGGCGGCACTGGAGCACGCCCGGGTCCGGGCCGACGAGCTGGGGCCGGTGGACCTCTACTCCTGCTTCCCGGCCGCGGTGCAGCTCGGCGCGCAGGCGCTGGGGCTGCCGTGGCAGGACCCGGCACGGCCGCTCAGCGTCACGGGCGGGCTGACGTCGGCGGGTGGTCCGGGCAACGGCTACGGCCTGCACGCCATCGCGACGATGGTCCCGCAGCTGCGCGAGCGACCCGACGAGGTGGGGCTGTCGAGCTCGCTGGGCTGGTACGCCACGAAGCACGCGCTCGGGGTCTACTCCGCCACGCCGCCTGCTCGGCCGTTCGCGCACCTGCGCCCGACGGTGGACCGGCCGGCGCCGCGGCCGGTGGTCACCGAGCTCGACGGCCCGGCGGTCGTGGAGGCCGTGACGGTCGGTCACGACCGGGAGGGGCGCGTGGAGGGCGTGGTCGTCTCGGCCATCGCCGAGGACGGCAGCCGGGTGCTGCTGCGGCGCGAGGCCGAGGAGGACGTGGCGCTGCTGACCGGCACCGACGCCCTGCGCCGGGTGCTGCGCTCGGAGGACGGTCACCTGGTGCTCGGGGACGAGCGGGTGCCGCTGCCGGAAGCGCCGGCGGCGCCGGTGCACACCACGCTCGACGGCCCGGTCGCGATGATCACGCTGGACCGGCCTCGGGTGCGCAACGCGATCGACGCCCGCACCGCACGGATGCTGGAGCGGGCGGTGGACGACGTGGAGGCCGACGACGCGGTCCGGGCGATCGTGCTGACCGGCGCCGGCGGCACGTTCTGCGCGGGGATGGACCTCTCGGGCGCGCACCGCGGCGAGGTGCCGGTGACGGAGCGACGCGGCCCCTTGGGTCTCACCGAGCTGCCGCCGACGAAGCCGACGATCGCCGCGGTCGAGGGCTCGGCGCTGGCGGGCGGCTTCGAGCTGGCGCTCTGCGCGGACCTGGTGGTGGCGGGCGAGGCGGCGACCTTCGGCCTGCCGGAGGTCAAGCGCGGCCTGCTGGCCGCCGCCGGAGGTCTGCTGCGCACGGCGACGCGGCTGCCGCGGGCGGTGGCGCTGGAGATCGCGTTGCTGGGCGAGCCGGTCTCGGCGCAGCGGTTGCACGAGCTGGGCCTGGTCAACCGGGTCGTCCCGGACGGCCGCGCCCTGGTGGCGGCGCTGGAACTGGCGCGTCAGGTCGCCGACAACGCCCCGCTGTCGGTGCGGGTGGGCAAGCAGATCATCGACGCCGCTCCCGCCTGGCCGGTCGACGAGGCGTTCACCCGGCAGAGCGAGATGGCCAGCCCGGTGATCCTCAGCGACGACGCCCGCGAGGGCGTCGCCGCCTTCGCGGAGAAGCGGCCCCCGAGGTGGACCGGACGCTAG
- a CDS encoding ABC transporter ATP-binding protein: MSTGVPASGAGSMIHAAGLRKSFGGFEAVRGIDVDVRPGEAFGFLGPNGAGKSSTMRMIAAVSPVSGGTLRILGMDPATDAQQIKARIGVCPQEDTLDTELTVRDNLVVYGRYFGLPRAEVRERAQELLEFVQLTEKADAMVDDLSGGMKRRLTIARSLINRPDILLLDEPTTGLDPQARHVVWDRLFRLKQQGVTLVLTTHYMDEAEQLTDRLVVMDKGVIVAEGSPLDLIAAHSTREVAELRFPVPTDGGTHQPLAEKVADLAERVEVLPDRLLLYTADGEETVAKVHERGLQPIATLVRRSTLEDVFLRLTGRTLVD, encoded by the coding sequence GTGAGCACAGGTGTGCCGGCCTCGGGAGCCGGCTCGATGATCCACGCGGCGGGACTTCGCAAGAGCTTCGGAGGGTTCGAGGCGGTGCGCGGGATCGACGTCGACGTACGTCCGGGGGAGGCCTTCGGGTTCCTCGGGCCCAACGGGGCCGGCAAGTCCTCGACGATGCGGATGATCGCGGCGGTGTCGCCGGTCAGCGGCGGCACGCTGCGCATCCTGGGCATGGACCCGGCGACCGACGCCCAGCAGATCAAGGCCCGCATCGGCGTCTGCCCGCAGGAGGACACCCTCGACACCGAGCTGACGGTGCGCGACAACCTCGTCGTCTACGGCCGCTACTTCGGGCTGCCGCGGGCGGAGGTGCGCGAGCGGGCGCAGGAGCTGCTGGAGTTCGTGCAGCTCACGGAGAAGGCCGACGCGATGGTCGACGACCTGTCGGGCGGCATGAAGCGCCGGCTGACCATCGCCCGCTCGCTGATCAACCGCCCCGACATCCTGCTGCTCGACGAGCCCACCACCGGCCTGGACCCCCAGGCCCGCCACGTCGTCTGGGACCGGCTCTTCCGGCTCAAGCAGCAGGGCGTGACGCTGGTGCTCACCACCCACTACATGGACGAGGCCGAGCAGCTCACCGACCGGCTCGTGGTGATGGACAAGGGGGTGATCGTTGCCGAGGGCTCGCCGCTGGACCTGATCGCCGCCCACTCCACCCGCGAGGTCGCCGAGCTGCGCTTCCCGGTGCCCACCGACGGCGGCACCCACCAGCCGCTGGCCGAGAAGGTCGCCGACCTGGCCGAGCGCGTCGAGGTGCTGCCCGACCGGCTGCTGCTCTACACCGCCGACGGTGAGGAGACGGTCGCCAAGGTGCACGAGCGCGGCCTGCAGCCGATCGCGACCCTGGTGCGGCGCTCGACCCTGGAGGACGTCTTCCTGCGGCTGACCGGCCGGACGCTGGTCGACTGA
- a CDS encoding ABC transporter permease produces the protein MTSTEPPKTARATQATAPRGTIDGALRLLDYWTTAYRRTWKGSVVSSFVTPLLYVVAMGVLLGGFVEADPDTLEGATSYLAFVVPGMVAAQSMTLVFGEVTYPVMGMIKWNRTYYAMTAGPLGVEHVILAHLGFVAFRVAVSAAVFLAVVTPFGVHESWWGVLLAFPVQVLIGLAFAAPIYAFSAGLRSESAFALVFRLGMIPLFLFSGAFFPVSNLDQPLESLAVITPLWHGVDLTRMLTLGTLEVGPALVHVAYLGALVVLGWWWAQRRLQRRMVV, from the coding sequence ATGACGAGCACGGAGCCACCGAAGACCGCGCGCGCCACGCAGGCCACCGCGCCCCGGGGCACGATCGACGGCGCCCTGCGACTGCTGGACTACTGGACGACGGCCTACCGGCGTACCTGGAAGGGCAGCGTCGTGTCGTCCTTCGTCACCCCCCTGCTCTACGTCGTGGCGATGGGCGTGCTGCTGGGCGGCTTCGTGGAGGCCGACCCCGACACGCTCGAGGGTGCGACGAGCTACCTCGCGTTCGTGGTGCCGGGGATGGTCGCTGCCCAGTCGATGACGCTGGTCTTCGGCGAGGTGACCTACCCCGTCATGGGGATGATCAAGTGGAACCGCACCTACTACGCCATGACCGCGGGCCCGCTCGGTGTCGAGCACGTGATCCTGGCCCACCTGGGCTTCGTGGCCTTCCGCGTCGCGGTCAGCGCGGCGGTGTTCCTCGCCGTCGTGACGCCCTTCGGGGTGCACGAGTCGTGGTGGGGCGTGCTGCTCGCCTTCCCCGTCCAGGTGCTCATCGGGCTGGCCTTCGCCGCCCCGATCTACGCGTTCTCGGCCGGGCTGAGGAGCGAGAGCGCCTTCGCGCTGGTCTTCCGGCTCGGGATGATCCCGCTGTTCCTGTTCTCCGGGGCGTTCTTCCCCGTCAGCAACCTCGACCAGCCGCTGGAGTCGCTGGCGGTCATCACGCCGCTGTGGCACGGGGTGGACCTGACCCGGATGCTCACCCTCGGCACCCTCGAGGTCGGCCCCGCCCTGGTCCACGTCGCCTACCTGGGTGCCCTGGTGGTGCTCGGCTGGTGGTGGGCCCAGCGCCGGCTCCAGCGACGGATGGTGGTCTGA